A portion of the Lolium rigidum isolate FL_2022 chromosome 1, APGP_CSIRO_Lrig_0.1, whole genome shotgun sequence genome contains these proteins:
- the LOC124704947 gene encoding probable receptor-like protein kinase At4g39110 encodes MLRRGALPLALLAALAALTAVSGQGRPVTDNGAGNPSTLPSKFTPKDAFYVDCGGTADVDTKDGKAFKTDAQSNQLLSAKDAIKVADDKADVPSPVYRTARIFKEEAVYSFPLTVPGWHFIRLYFFPLKNGDFDLSKATFSVETDTNVLLHSFTADAKPVMKEYLVNATENKLDLKFTPMTSSAAFINAIEVVNAPDELITDTALTVSPLAETSGLSEAAYQMVYRLNVGGPSIGPVNDTLGRQWDNDGTYVQPKDAAQDVSVPPSTIKYPDTYPASKLIAPTLVYASAAHMAESGVQNANFNVTWKMGVDPAFGYFVRLFFADIISKSTNDLYFNVYINGRKAISGLDLSTITGELAAPYYKDFVVNSSIGADQLSIQIGPMGEDTGRIDALLNGVEVLKMSNSVGSLDGEFGVDGRQADDGSGTRKVVAAVGFAMMFGAFAGLGAMVMKWYKRPQDWERRNSFSSWLLPIHTGQSFTNGKGSKSGYTFSSTTGLGRFFSFAEMQEATKNFDDSAIIGVGGFGNVYVGVIDDGTKVAIKRGNPQSEQGINEFNTEIQMLSKLRHRHLVSLIGYCDENEEMILVYEYMHNGPFRDHVYGGSADLPPLSWKQRLEICIGAARGLHYLHTGTAQGIIHRDVKTTNILLDENFVAKVADFGLSKDGPGMNQLHVSTAVKGSFGYLDPEYFRCQQLTDKSDVYSFGVVLLETLCARAPIDPQLPREQVSLAEWGMQWKRKGLIEKIMDPKLVGKVNPESLAKFAETAEKCLAEFGSDRISMGDVLWNLEYALQMQEANPPEGAADGTDGDDPDASIVTTSSASTGVHTVPDASTTSANELFAQLADMKGR; translated from the coding sequence ATGCTGCGCCGCGGGGCGCTCCCGCTGGCGCTGCTGGCCGCGCTAGCGGCGCTGACGGCCGTGTCGGGGCAGGGGCGGCCGGTCACGGACAACGGCGCCGGCAACCCGTCGACGCTGCCGTCCAAGTTCACGCCCAAGGACGCCTTCTACGTCGACTGCGGCGGCACAGCCGACGTGGACACCAAGGACGGCAAGGCGTTCAAGACCGACGCGCAGTCCAACCAGCTGCTCTCCGCCAAGGACGCCATCAAGGTCGCCGACGACAAGGCCGACGTGCCGTCGCCCGTGTACCGCACCGCGCGGATCTTCAAGGAGGAGGCCGTGTACAGCTTCCCGCTCACCGTGCCCGGCTGGCACTTCATCAGGCTATACTTCTTCCCTCTCAAGAACGGGGACTTCGACCTCTCGAAGGCGACCTTCTCCGTGGAAACCGACACCAACGTCCTGCTCCACAGCTTCACGGCCGACGCTAAGCCGGTCATGAAGGAGTACCTCGTGAACGCCACGGAGAACAAGCTCGACCTCAAGTTCACCCCGATGACCAGCTCGGCGGCGTTCATCAACGCCATCGAGGTGGTCAACGCCCCCGACGAGCTCATCACCGACACGGCCCTCACGGTCTCGCCGCTCGCCGAGACGAGCGGGCTCTCGGAGGCGGCGTACCAGATGGTGTACCGTCTCAACGTCGGTGGCCCGTCCATCGGCCCCGTGAACGACACGCTGGGGCGGCAGTGGGACAACGACGGGACGTACGTGCAGCCCAAGGACGCGGCGCAGGACGTGTCGGTGCCGCCGAGCACGATCAAGTACCCGGACACGTACCCGGCGTCCAAACTCATCGCGCCGACGCTGGTGTACGCGAGCGCCGCCCATATGGCCGAGTCCGGCGTCCAGAACGCCAACTTCAACGTCACGTGGAAGATGGGCGTGGACCCGGCGTTCGGCTACTTCGTCCGCCTCTTCTTCGCCGACATCATCAGCAAATCCACCAACGACCTCTACTTCAACGTGTACATCAACGGGCGCAAGGCCATCTCCGGCCTCGACCTCTCCACCATCACCGGTGAGCTGGCGGCGCCCTACTACAAAGACTTCGTGGTGAACTCGTCCATCGGCGCAGACCAGCTGAGCATCCAGATCGGGCCGATGGGGGAGGACACAGGCCGCATCGACGCGCTGCTCAACGGCGTCGAGGTTCTCAAGATGAGCAACTCGGTGGGCAGCCTCGACGGCGAGTTCGGCGTGGACGGCCGGCAGGCCGACGATGGCAGCGGCACCCGCAAGGTGGTTGCCGCCGTCGGGTTCGCCATGATGTTCGGTGCCTTCGCCGGCCTGGGCGCCATGGTGATGAAGTGGTACAAGCGTCCCCAGGACTGGGAGCGCCGGAACAGCTTCTCATCGTGGCTGCTGCCGATCCACACGGGGCAGTCCTTCACCAACGGCAAGGGGTCCAAGAGCGGCTACACCTTCTCCTCCACCACGGGGCTCGGCCGCTTCTTCTCCTTCGCGGAGATGCAGGAGGCGACCAAGAACTTCGACGACAGCGCCATCATCGGCGTGGGCGGGTTCGGGAACGTGTACGTCGGAGTGATCGACGACGGCACCAAGGTGGCCATCAAGCGCGGTAACCCGCAGTCGGAGCAGGGCATCAACGAGTTCAACACGGAGATCCAGATGCTGTCCAAGCTCCGGCACCGGCACCTGGTCTCACTCATCGGCTACTGCGACGAGAACGAGGAGATGATCCTGGTGTACGAGTACATGCACAACGGGCCCTTCCGCGACCACGTCTACGGCGGCAGCGCCGACCTGCCGCCACTGTCGTGGAAGCAGAGGCTGGAGATCTGCATCGGCGCCGCCAGGGGTCTCCACTACCTCCACACCGGCACGGCGCAGGGGATCATCCACCGGGACGTCAAGACCACCAACATCCTCCTCGACGAGAACTTCGTGGCCAAGGTCGCCGACTTCGGCCTCTCCAAGGACGGGCCCGGCATGAACCAGCTCCACGTCAGCACCGCCGTCAAGGGAAGCTTCGGGTACCTGGACCCGGAGTACTTCCGGTGCCAGCAGCTGACGGACAAGTCCGACGTCTACTCGTTCGGCGTCGTGCTCCTCGAGACGCTGTGCGCGCGGGCGCCCATCGACCCGCAGCTGCCGCGGGAGCAGGTCAGCCTCGCCGAGTGGGGCATGCAGTGGAAGCGGAAGGGGCTCATCGAGAAGATCATGGACCCCAAGCTCGTCGGCAAGGTCAACCCGGAGTCGCTCGCCAAGTTCGCCGAGACCGCCGAGAAGTGCCTCGCGGAGTTCGGCAGCGACCGTATCTCCATGGGCGACGTGCTCTGGAACCTCGAGTACGCGCTGCAGATGCAGGAGGCCAATCCGCCCGAGGGCGCTGCGGACGGCACCGACGGGGATGACCCGGACGCATCCATTGTCACCACCTCGTCGGCCAGCACCGGCGTCCACACCGTGCCCGacgcctccaccacctccgccaaCGAACTCTTCGCGCAGCTCGCCGACATGAAGGGGCGGTGA
- the LOC124704963 gene encoding uncharacterized protein LOC124704963, translating to MAAEVLLGAERRVLISGYGALPAPPPPDSLLGRLDQIDLRLRQLEDQRWPSSAAEDVDGGVCFADSDSRSGATARHQHSKSMPSALQPQEKQAHVLRGTLMDRLNLLESRIRQLSCELDLDGGSGKPASLAPPVEDRAWSEPPLPEPRGGDVIRAHAAAGGAGANWSAVQILQRGARQLHRNKPNHPAKVKKLKETKCACEEEKRKAERSNKASAGRRWFPIGC from the exons ATGGCCGCCGAGGTGCTGCTCGGAGCCGAGCGCCGCGTCCTCATCAGCGGCTACGgcgccctccccgcgccgccgcctccggatAGCCTGCTCGGCCGCCTGGACCAGATCGACCTACGG CTGAGGCAGCTGGAGGACCAGCGGTGgccgtcctccgccgccgaggACGTCGACGGCGGTGTCTGCTTCGCCGATTCCGACTCCCGCAGCGGCGCGACGGCGCGGCACCAGCACAGCAAGTCCATGCCCTCGGCGCTCCAGCCGCAGGAGAAGCAGGCGCACGTCCTGCGGGGCACGCTCATGGACCGCCTCAACCTGCTCGAGTCGCGCATCAGGCAGCTCAGCTGCGAGCTGGACCTGGACGGCGGGAGCGGCAAGCCCGCGTCCCTCGCGCCGCCTGTGGAGGATCGCGCGTGGTCCGAGCCGCCTCTGCCGGAGCCGCGCGGCGGAGACGTCATTCGCGCGCACGCCGCGGCGGGAGGCGCCGGGGCTAACTGGAGCGCCGTGCAGATCCTGCAGAGGGGCGCTCGCCAGCTCCACCGCAACAAGCCCAACCACCCTGCCAAG GTGAAGAAGCTCAAGGAGACCAAGTGCGCGtgcgaggaggagaagaggaaggcgGAGCGAAGCAACAAGGCATCCGCTGGCCGAAGGTGGTTCCCCATCGGGTGCTAA
- the LOC124668511 gene encoding BAG family molecular chaperone regulator 2-like — protein MLGANLKARKSAAVVELGSLSMKKNNHPPPVPPPAAGKAAVLPAVGKVAAEEVWEVRPGGMLVQKRVAGDEEAVLEDVKPVRTIRVKAKRSGVTHEIYISQEATFGELRKLVAERAGAHPEDHKVLYKGKEQDPKAFLDMAGVKDRSKIAVVDDPEARARRLIEERRQGHLQKAGKAVAAVAAEVDKIAPKVSVLEASVRKGEKVAEKDVATVTEMLMNELLKLDAVVAGGDVKAQRRVQVKRVQKYVETLDAVMAKNATIERKSGAKKQAEQPAPPARQQQQLPQSQRHHQRPQQPQQQAQTRWEMFDLLSSLPPTSSPSSTTTSSSSASSVGPPPPTNKLDWML, from the exons ATGCTGGGAGCGAACCTGAAGGCGAGGAAAAGCGCCGCTGTCGTGGAGCTAGGATCGCTGTCGATGAAGAAGAATAACCATCCTCCTCCGGTACCGCCGCCAGCGGCGGGGAAGGCGGCGGTGTTGCCGGCGgtggggaaggtggcggcggaaGAGGTGTGGGAGGTCCGGCCCGGCGGCATGCTGGTGCAGAAGAGGGTTGCCGGCGACGAGGAGGCTGTGCTGGAGGACGTGAAGCCGGTGCGGACCATCCGGGTCAAGGCGAAGCGCAGCGGCGTGACCCACGAGATCTACATCAGCCAGGAGGCGACGTTCGGCGAGCTGAGGAAGCTGGTGGCGGAGCGCGCCGGGGCGCACCCGGAGGACCATAAGGTGctgtacaagggcaaggagcaGGACCCCAAGGCGTTCCTGGACATGGCCGGCGTCAAGGACCGCTCCAAGATCGCCGTCGTCGACGACCCCGAggcccgcgcgcgccgcctcaTCGAGGAGCGCCGCCAGGGGCACCTCCAGAAGGCCGGCAAGGCAGtcgcggccgtcgccgccgaggtCGACAAGATCGCGCCCAAG GTGTCGGTGCTGGAGGCGTCGGTGCGGaagggggagaaagtggcggagaAGGACGTGGCGACGGTGACGGAGATGCTCATGAATGAGCTGCTCAAGCTCGACGCGgtggtcgccggcggcgacgtgAAGGCGCAGAGGCGGGTCCAGGTGAAGCGGGTGCAGAAGTACGTGGAGACGCTCGACGCCGTGATGGCCAAGAACGCCACCATCGAGCGCAAGTCCGGCGCGAAGAAGCAGGCAGAGCAGCCGGCACCGCCGgcaaggcagcagcagcagctaccgCAGTCGCAGCGCCATCACCAGCGCCCGCAGCAGCCGCAGCAGCAGGCGCAAACGCGGTGGGAGATGTTTGACCTGCTGTCATCGCTGCCGCCCACGTCGTCGCCCTCCTCAACCACCACCAGCAGCTCAAGCGCGTCGTCCGTcggcccgccgccgcccacgaacAAGCTCGACTGGATGCTCTGA
- the LOC124668500 gene encoding germin-like protein 9-3, with product MASNNCYSLVLVVVALVSAPLAAVAGDPDILTDFIVPMSMIGMPPMNITGDFFTYTGFRAAMNMTMPMPPPALQNFTVTKATMMEFPALNGQSVSYAMLKFPSESVNPPHTHPRAAELLLVLNGTLCVGFIDTTGKLYTKDLAEGDMFVFPKGLVHYQYNLGQSPAVALSAFGSAAAGTVSVPVTVFGTGIDDAVLAKSFKTDVPTVQKLKAALTPPPKK from the coding sequence ATGGCGTCCAACAACTGCTACTccttggtgttggtggtggttgcACTGGTCTCGGCACCGCTGGCCGCCGTAGCCGGCGACCCCGACATCCTCACCGACTTCATCGTGCCCATGTCAATGATCGGCATGCCGCCGATGAATATCACCGGCGACTTCTTCACCTACACCGGTTTCCGCGCTGCCATGAACATGACCATGCCGATGCCGCCACCGGCGTTGCAGAACTTCACGGTGACCAAGGCCACCATGATGGAGTTTCCGGCTCTGAACGGGCAGAGCGTGTCGTACGCCATGCTCAAGTTCCCCTCCGAGTCCGTCAACCCGCCGCACACCCACCCACGTGCCGCGGAGCTGCTGCTCGTCCTCAATGGCACGCTCTGCGTCGGCTTCATCGACACTACCGGCAAGCTGTACACGAAGGACCTCGCCGAGGGCGACATGTTCGTGTTCCCCAAGGGCTTGGTGCACTACCAGTACAACCTTGGGCAAAGCCCCGCCGTCGCGCTCTCAGCTTTCGGCAGTGCCGCCGCGGGCACCGTGTCCGTGCCCGTCACCGTGTTCGGCACCGGCATCGACGATGCGGTTCTTGCCAAGTCGTTCAAGACTGACGTACCCACCGTGCAGAAGCTCAAGGCGGCGCTCACTCCCCCACCTAAGAAGTGA